From Rutidosis leptorrhynchoides isolate AG116_Rl617_1_P2 chromosome 3, CSIRO_AGI_Rlap_v1, whole genome shotgun sequence, a single genomic window includes:
- the LOC139902126 gene encoding protein TEEBE-like yields the protein MAFLFKSTISLCILFLSYSYSQASANSPFLDGFLPNGNFEQAPYPSNLQKTAIIGKYSLPKWEISGLAEYISGGPQPGGFYFAVPRGTHAVRLGNEASVAQVVNVKVGSTYSLTFSATRTCAQDEVLRVSADGRSGDLPIQTLYSSDGGDSYAFAFKANYSRVKVVFHNPGVQEDPACGPLLDAIAIKEMLPLKYAKGNLVKNGGFEIGPHVFKNYSTGVLLLPKLHDVISPLPGWIIESLKPAKYIDSKHFHVPEGLAAIELIGGRETAIAQIIRTISNKLYKLSFTIGDAKNNCHGSMMVEAFAGNETLKVKYESTGKGGFKVASFKFQANSDRTRITFFSAFYHTKVNDYGNFCGPVVDDVKVLPVSH from the exons ATGGCCTTTTTGTTCAAGTCTACCATATCTCTTTGCATACTCTTTTTGAGTTACTCATACTCTCAAGCTTCTGCAAATTCTCCATTTCTTGATG GGTTTCTTCCAAATGGGAACTTCGAACAAGCACCATATCCATCAAACCTCCAAAAAACGGCGATCATAGGAAAGTATTCTTTGCCAAAATGGGAAATTTCCGGCTTAGCGGAATACATATCAGGGGGCCCACAGCCAGGTGGGTTCTACTTCGCGGTTCCTCGCGGAACCCACGCAGTACGACTAGGGAATGAGGCGTCCGTAGCGCAAGTTGTTAATGTCAAAGTTGGGTCCACCTACTCACTCACATTTTCTGCAACAAGAACTTGCGCTCAAGACGAAGTACTAAGGGTTTCGGCTGATGGCCGATCTGGTGACCTTCCTATTCAAACTTTGTATAGTAGTGATGGAGGCGATTCTTACGCTTTTGCGTTTAAGGCTAATTATAGTCGAGTTAAGGTTGTATTTCATAATCCTGGTGTGCAAGAGGACCCTGCTTGTGGACCTCTTTTGGATGCCATTGCAATTAAAGAAATGCTTCCTCTAAAATATGCCAAAG gaaatttggtgaaaaatggtggTTTTGAGATTGGACCTCATGTGTTCAAAAACTACTCAACAGGAGTCCTACTTCTTCCTAAACTACATGACGTAATTTCACCACTCCCCGGTTGGATCATCGAGTCACTTAAACCGGCAAAATACATCGACTCAAAACACTTTCATGTACCTGAGGGCCTAGCTGCAATTGAATTAATTGGCGGGAGAGAAACTGCAATCGCCCAAATTATTCGCACAATCAGTAACAAATTGTACAAACTATCATTCACTATTGGAGATGCAAAGAACAATTGTCATGGATCCATGATGGTGGAGGCTTTCGCAGGAAACGAAACATTAAAAGTCAAATATGAGTCAACTGGAAAAGGAGGTTTTAAAGTAGCAAGCTTTAAGTTTCAGGCAAATTCAGATAGAACAAGAATTACATTCTTTAGTGCTTTTTACCATACAAAGGTTAATGACTATGGTAACTTTTGTGGGCCGGTCGTGGATGATGTTAAAGTTTTGCCTGTTTCTCACTGA
- the LOC139902127 gene encoding protein TEEBE-like, giving the protein MAFLFMSHISLCILFLSFSYSQTSDSTPIFDGFLANGNFEQAPHPSNLQKKAIIGKYSLPKWRISGLVEYISGGPQQGGFYFAVPRGTHAVRLGNEASISQVVNVKVGSTYSLTFSATRTCAQDEVLRVSANGRSDDLPIQTLYSSDGGDTYAYAFKADYSQVNVVFHNPGIQEDPACGPLMDAIAIKEMVPLKYTKEHLVKNGGFEIGPHVFKNYSTGVLLLPKIHDIISPLPGWIIESLKPVKYVDSKHFQVPEGRAAIELIGGRETAIAQIVRTIPNKLYKLSFSVGDAKNGCHGSMMVEAFAGKETLKVKYESTGKGSFKSASFKFRATSARTRITFYSPFYHTKLNDYGHFCGPIVDDVKLLPVSH; this is encoded by the exons ATGGCCTTTTTGTTCATGTCTCACATATCTCTTTGCATTCTCTTTTTGAGTTTCTCATACTCTCAAACTTCTGATAGTACTCCAATTTTTGATG GGTTTCTTGCGAATGGGAACTTCGAACAAGCACCACACCCATCAAACCTCCAAAAAAAGGCGATCATAGGGAAGTATTCTTTGCCGAAATGGAGAATTTCCGGCTTGGTGGAATACATATCGGGGGGACCACAGCAAGGTGGATTCTACTTCGCGGTTCCTCGTGGGACCCATGCAGTAAGACTTGGTAATGAGGCGTCCATATCACAAGTTGTTAATGTGAAAGTTGGGTCGACCTACTCGCTTACATTTTCTGCAACAAGAACTTGCGCTCAAGATGAGGTACTAAGGGTTTCGGCTAATGGCCGATCTGATGACCTTCCTATTCAAACTTTGTATAGTAGCGATGGAGGTGATACTTATGCCTATGCATTTAAGGCTGATTATAGTCAAGTGAATGTTGTTTTTCATAATCCTGGCATTCAAGAGGACCCTGCTTGTGGACCTCTAATGGATGCCATTGCAATCAAAGAAATGGTTCCTCTAAAATATACAAAAG AACATTTGGTGAAAAATGGTGGTTTTGAGATTGGACCTCATGTGTTCAAAAACTACTCAACCGGAGTCCTTCTACTTCCCAAGATACACGACATAATTTCACCACTCCCTGGTTGGATCATCGAGTCGCTGAAACCAGTAAAATACGTCGACTCGAAACACTTTCAAGTGCCCGAAGGCCGAGCTGCCATCGAGTTGATTGGTGGGAGAGAAACCGCAATCGCACAAATAGTTCGCACAATCCCTAACAAATTGTACAAACTGTCATTCTCTGTCGGAGATGCTAAGAACGGCTGTCATGGATCCATGATGGTGGAGGCATTTGCAGGAAAGGAAACCCTAAAAGTCAAATATGAGTCAACCGGAAAAGGAAGTTTTAAAAGCGCAAGCTTTAAGTTTAGGGCAACTTCAGCTAGAACAAGAATTACATTCTATAGTCCTTTTTACCATACAAAGCTTAATGACTATGGTCACTTTTGTGGGCCGATTGTGGATGATGTTAAACTTTTGCCTGTTTCTCACTGA